From Micromonospora sp. NBC_01699, a single genomic window includes:
- a CDS encoding PIG-L deacetylase family protein: MTVSLSAPLLVALLAAATAAAGADRPLRRRFRRPRLLQVLAVGAALVLVPANIAYGLASRSGAGPAADGTTTGVQVASLAVLGGLVGLCGVLRIAPAPARLPRRVLAVGAHPDDLELACGGTLLRLVDSGHEVHIMVMSHGGRGGDGNVRAGEAESAGRFLGASGIEVLDLPDTRLARHENEMAEAIERAIRRHQPDLIFTHSGNDQHQDHRAVHLATLRAARQHPAVLCYESPSVTAGFRPSVFVDISDQLDAKVCAVATHHDQRAKPYVGERQVRGLAAYRGGQARVPLAEGFEPVRMTVPLIEEQR; encoded by the coding sequence GTGACCGTTTCCCTGTCCGCTCCACTCCTGGTCGCGTTGCTGGCGGCGGCCACCGCCGCGGCCGGCGCCGACCGGCCGTTGCGCCGCCGCTTCCGGCGACCCCGACTGCTCCAGGTGCTCGCGGTCGGCGCCGCGCTGGTGCTGGTGCCCGCCAACATCGCCTATGGCCTGGCGAGCCGGTCCGGAGCGGGCCCGGCGGCGGACGGAACCACCACCGGCGTGCAGGTGGCCAGCCTGGCCGTGCTCGGTGGTCTGGTCGGGCTCTGTGGCGTGCTCCGGATCGCACCGGCACCGGCCCGGTTGCCCCGCCGGGTGCTCGCCGTCGGGGCCCATCCGGACGACCTCGAACTCGCCTGCGGCGGCACGCTGCTGCGGCTGGTCGACTCCGGTCACGAGGTGCACATCATGGTGATGAGCCACGGTGGTCGCGGCGGCGACGGCAACGTACGAGCCGGCGAGGCCGAGTCGGCGGGCCGGTTCCTCGGCGCCAGCGGGATCGAGGTGCTGGACCTGCCCGACACCCGGCTCGCCCGGCACGAGAACGAGATGGCCGAGGCGATCGAGCGGGCCATCCGGCGCCACCAACCGGATCTGATCTTCACCCACTCCGGCAACGACCAGCACCAGGACCACCGGGCGGTGCACCTGGCCACCCTCCGGGCGGCCCGCCAGCACCCGGCCGTGCTCTGTTACGAGAGCCCGTCGGTGACCGCCGGGTTCCGGCCCAGCGTCTTCGTCGACATTTCCGACCAGCTCGACGCGAAGGTCTGCGCGGTCGCCACCCACCACGACCAGCGGGCCAAGCCATACGTCGGCGAACGGCAGGTACGCGGCCTGGCGGCGTACCGGGGCGGCCAGGCCCGGGTGCCGCTCGCCGAGGGTTTCGAGCCGGTCCGGATGACCGTGCCGCTGATCGAGGAGCAGAGATGA
- a CDS encoding helix-turn-helix domain-containing protein has translation MGTELFDLLGVNPDDPRVRDAIMDARDAERLIDTLVQLRKRLGITQSELAQDMETTQSAVSKFERAGGDPHLSTLQRYARSVGARLRFAFDVSPRQTPTWQASYRIPAGMEQDLDEPESESVLSPRIGLAS, from the coding sequence ATGGGAACCGAACTATTCGATCTATTGGGCGTAAACCCGGACGATCCTCGCGTTCGGGATGCGATAATGGACGCACGGGATGCCGAGCGCCTGATCGACACCCTCGTCCAACTGCGAAAGCGATTGGGGATTACTCAGTCAGAGCTTGCGCAGGATATGGAAACGACCCAGTCCGCCGTTTCGAAATTCGAAAGAGCGGGTGGAGACCCTCATCTGTCCACCCTCCAAAGGTACGCCAGATCCGTGGGCGCCCGGTTGCGCTTCGCATTTGACGTATCCCCCAGGCAAACCCCCACCTGGCAGGCCAGCTACAGAATTCCCGCCGGCATGGAGCAAGACCTGGATGAACCAGAGTCGGAGTCGGTCCTGTCACCCCGCATCGGACTAGCCTCGTGA
- a CDS encoding ABC transporter permease, which yields MQLALVHARYQLLETIRIPIALIGSAFFPAASMLFFVVPFTGDDPTGATFATASMVTFAVMSSNIFQYGIGVAEDRAQPWDPYTRTLPAGPAPRFVGRILAGLALTFVSLIPVVVIAAVATPATITPAAFVLALGAVAVAAVPFTLLGLTIGYALPSKAAIVAAQVIFFPLAFGGGLLSAPGAAPGFIETIAPFLPTRGAVELMWAAVGDFRPDPTALVMLGVWVVVLALAAGWAYRRDEGRRFS from the coding sequence ATGCAGCTCGCGCTCGTACACGCCAGGTATCAGCTCCTGGAGACGATCCGGATCCCGATCGCGTTGATCGGCAGTGCCTTCTTCCCGGCCGCCTCGATGCTCTTCTTCGTGGTGCCGTTCACCGGCGACGACCCGACCGGCGCCACCTTCGCCACCGCCTCGATGGTCACCTTCGCGGTGATGAGCAGCAACATCTTCCAGTACGGCATCGGGGTGGCCGAGGATCGGGCGCAGCCCTGGGACCCGTACACCCGGACTTTGCCGGCCGGGCCGGCGCCGCGCTTCGTCGGCCGCATCCTCGCGGGCCTCGCGCTGACCTTCGTCTCGCTGATCCCGGTGGTGGTGATCGCGGCGGTGGCGACCCCGGCGACGATCACGCCGGCCGCGTTCGTGCTCGCGCTCGGCGCGGTGGCCGTGGCCGCGGTGCCGTTCACCCTGCTCGGACTCACCATCGGGTACGCGCTGCCGAGCAAGGCGGCGATAGTGGCCGCCCAGGTCATCTTCTTCCCGCTGGCCTTCGGCGGCGGCCTGCTCTCCGCGCCCGGCGCCGCGCCCGGCTTCATCGAGACGATCGCGCCCTTCCTGCCGACCCGTGGTGCGGTCGAGCTGATGTGGGCGGCGGTGGGTGACTTCCGCCCCGACCCGACCGCGCTGGTCATGCTCGGCGTCTGGGTGGTGGTGCTGGCCCTGGCGGCCGGCTGGGCGTACCGACGGGACGAGGGTCGGCGGTTCAGCTGA
- a CDS encoding ABC transporter ATP-binding protein yields the protein MILARADQATRRYGDVTALDQVSFEVRTGELVGLLGPNGAGKSTLLNLLVGVRRVTSGRVELFGGDPRDPAHRQRLGVTPQETGLPPTLRVGEVVDFVSAHYADPVPRAELLDRFGITDLAKRQTGGLSGGQKRRLAVALAFLGRPQLVILDEPTTGLDVEARHSLWAAIRSFHEDGGTVLLSSHYLEEIEALAHRVVVLGRGRVLADDTVTAIREIVGVRRVSLVAENLPALPGVLGTEHTDGRTHLLTTDADQLVRDLVTSGVGFADLEIRPTSLEEAFLTLTADTDRPVGTGTPANQPITA from the coding sequence ATGATCCTCGCCCGCGCCGACCAGGCCACCCGCCGGTACGGCGACGTCACCGCACTCGACCAGGTCAGCTTCGAGGTACGCACCGGCGAGCTGGTCGGCCTGCTCGGACCCAACGGCGCCGGCAAGAGCACGCTGCTGAACCTGCTGGTCGGCGTACGCCGGGTCACCTCCGGCCGGGTCGAGCTGTTCGGCGGCGACCCGCGCGACCCGGCCCACCGCCAACGCCTCGGGGTCACCCCGCAGGAGACCGGTCTGCCGCCCACCCTGCGGGTCGGCGAGGTGGTCGACTTCGTCTCCGCGCACTACGCCGACCCGGTGCCGCGCGCGGAACTACTCGACCGGTTCGGCATCACCGACCTGGCCAAACGGCAGACCGGCGGGCTGTCCGGCGGGCAGAAACGGCGGCTGGCGGTCGCGCTGGCCTTCCTCGGCCGACCGCAACTGGTGATCCTGGACGAGCCGACCACCGGGCTGGACGTGGAGGCCCGGCACAGCCTGTGGGCCGCCATCCGGTCCTTCCACGAAGACGGCGGGACGGTCCTGCTGAGCAGCCACTACCTGGAGGAAATCGAGGCGCTGGCGCACCGGGTGGTGGTGCTCGGCCGGGGCCGGGTGCTCGCCGACGACACGGTCACCGCGATCCGGGAGATCGTCGGCGTACGCCGGGTCAGTTTGGTCGCGGAGAACCTGCCGGCGCTGCCCGGCGTGCTCGGCACCGAACACACCGACGGGCGTACGCACCTGCTGACCACCGATGCGGACCAACTGGTCCGGGACCTGGTGACCAGCGGGGTGGGCTTCGCCGACCTGGAGATCCGGCCCACCTCGTTGGAGGAGGCGTTCCTGACCCTCACCGCCGACACCGATCGGCCGGTCGGAACCGGTACGCCCGCCAACCAACCGATCACCGCCTGA
- a CDS encoding transporter codes for MALSDDDEQPLASAAETLLLIRQQQAEAARQLNPDPRLIYWPWGVAWLVGFGLFFLRFGPDHRVFVDLPEWLPLTTLFVLLGAAGALSAITGARSYGQITGDSARRGQWYGFAWLIGFASYGIVLSRVTDHLPDDLARLLWAAAAVGLTGVLHVAGGAIWLDRNLLRLGIWLSVINIVGVYAGPGWHALIVAVAGGGGMLIGGTITWLGRRNRS; via the coding sequence GTGGCCCTGAGTGATGACGACGAGCAGCCGTTGGCGAGTGCGGCGGAGACGCTGCTGCTGATCCGGCAGCAGCAGGCCGAGGCGGCTCGGCAGCTCAACCCCGACCCCCGGCTGATCTACTGGCCGTGGGGAGTCGCCTGGCTGGTCGGGTTCGGGCTGTTCTTCCTCCGGTTCGGCCCGGACCACCGGGTCTTCGTCGACCTGCCCGAGTGGTTGCCGCTGACCACGCTCTTCGTCCTGCTCGGCGCCGCCGGCGCACTCTCCGCGATCACCGGCGCCCGGTCGTACGGGCAGATCACCGGCGACTCGGCCCGCCGTGGCCAGTGGTACGGCTTCGCCTGGCTGATCGGCTTCGCCAGCTACGGAATCGTCCTCAGCCGGGTCACCGACCACCTGCCGGACGACCTGGCCCGACTGCTCTGGGCCGCCGCGGCGGTCGGCCTGACCGGGGTGTTGCACGTGGCCGGCGGGGCGATCTGGCTCGACCGCAACCTGCTCCGCCTCGGCATCTGGCTCAGCGTCATCAACATCGTCGGCGTGTACGCCGGACCCGGCTGGCACGCACTGATCGTCGCGGTCGCCGGAGGCGGCGGCATGCTGATCGGCGGCACGATCACCTGGCTCGGCCGCCGGAACAGGTCATGA
- a CDS encoding YbaB/EbfC family nucleoid-associated protein — translation MPDIRNLDDLAEYAHQQVARIQRMQEDLADQYGTGESPRGYVRARTGPGGALQELRIDPGALRLSAEDVAAEVTAAIGAAQREYADRANEIITPVLAAAPSKDSLDDLDAGMRRLDGLMDDLDRLARRRGLDG, via the coding sequence GTGCCCGACATCCGCAACCTGGACGACCTCGCCGAGTACGCCCACCAGCAGGTGGCACGGATCCAGCGGATGCAGGAGGACCTGGCCGACCAGTACGGCACCGGCGAGTCGCCGCGCGGTTACGTACGGGCCCGTACCGGTCCGGGTGGCGCGCTCCAGGAACTGCGGATCGACCCCGGCGCCCTGCGGCTGTCGGCGGAGGACGTGGCGGCGGAGGTCACCGCCGCGATCGGCGCCGCCCAGCGGGAGTACGCCGACCGCGCCAACGAGATCATCACTCCGGTGCTGGCGGCGGCGCCGAGCAAGGATTCACTGGACGACCTGGACGCCGGCATGCGCCGCCTGGACGGCCTGATGGACGACCTGGACCGGCTGGCCCGACGCCGCGGCCTGGACGGCTGA
- a CDS encoding WXG100 family type VII secretion target gives MTRAPSGAERIETWLAPAGAAYAIIRPIVEFLAHPIDQVTGDPDALNAQAKAWQDAAARLERYAVDELGARTDLLSYWEGAAAESFNEEMSQLNRSLTEIGDHFAATAELLQGSAEGARQAQELVEQIVRELIAWAIITIIVALASAWITAGASAVVGGAAVGVESALAGTRAAAVAARLARMLEKVALFLKRMSDFARTYKLTSIHKVGVQNWASARYATSAGYQLLATNWVIKQTIVKPVLGPTIDKVTGADQAWDLPQVL, from the coding sequence GTGACCCGGGCGCCGAGCGGTGCGGAGCGGATCGAGACGTGGCTCGCCCCGGCCGGTGCCGCGTACGCGATCATCAGGCCGATCGTCGAGTTCCTGGCCCACCCGATCGACCAGGTGACCGGCGACCCGGACGCGTTGAACGCGCAGGCGAAGGCGTGGCAGGACGCGGCGGCCCGGTTGGAGCGGTACGCGGTGGACGAGTTGGGTGCCCGGACCGACCTGCTCTCCTACTGGGAGGGTGCTGCGGCCGAGTCGTTCAACGAGGAGATGAGCCAGCTCAACCGGTCGCTGACCGAGATCGGTGACCACTTCGCGGCCACCGCCGAGTTGCTACAGGGCTCGGCGGAGGGGGCCCGGCAGGCTCAGGAGCTGGTCGAGCAGATCGTCCGGGAGCTGATCGCCTGGGCGATCATCACGATCATCGTGGCGCTCGCCTCGGCCTGGATCACCGCCGGGGCGTCGGCCGTGGTCGGCGGGGCGGCGGTCGGGGTGGAGTCGGCCCTTGCCGGGACCCGGGCGGCGGCGGTTGCCGCGCGGTTGGCCCGGATGTTGGAGAAGGTGGCCCTCTTCCTGAAGAGGATGAGCGACTTCGCCCGGACGTACAAGCTCACCAGCATCCACAAGGTGGGGGTGCAGAACTGGGCCAGCGCCCGGTACGCGACCAGCGCCGGCTACCAGCTGCTGGCCACCAACTGGGTGATCAAGCAGACGATCGTCAAGCCGGTCCTCGGCCCGACGATCGACAAGGTCACCGGCGCCGACCAGGCATGGGACCTGCCGCAGGTGCTCTGA
- a CDS encoding transcriptional regulator, producing the protein MTAPPELDPVIHAQARLRVVSTLATLAEGDRITFPRLQEILRMTAGNLSVHLRKLEDAQYVEITKTHHGRTPATLVRLSRRGRLAFDEYTAALRALLDPSEAATPAQEKT; encoded by the coding sequence ATGACCGCCCCGCCCGAACTCGACCCGGTGATCCACGCCCAGGCCCGGCTGCGAGTGGTGTCCACCCTGGCCACTCTCGCCGAGGGCGACCGGATCACCTTCCCCCGGTTGCAGGAGATCCTGCGGATGACCGCCGGCAACCTCTCGGTCCACCTGCGCAAACTCGAAGACGCGCAGTACGTCGAGATCACCAAGACGCACCACGGGCGTACGCCGGCCACCCTGGTCCGGCTGAGCCGGCGCGGCCGGTTGGCCTTCGACGAGTACACCGCCGCACTGCGCGCCCTGCTCGACCCGTCCGAGGCAGCCACCCCCGCCCAGGAGAAGACATGA
- a CDS encoding type II toxin-antitoxin system RelE/ParE family toxin, whose translation MAKVQTAMDRVAEGRAQPSDVKALRGGVLEVRVSVARRRLRLIYAETEGGLVLLALHFFQKQRQVEARHIDIAIDRLREFRATQP comes from the coding sequence ATGGCCAAGGTCCAGACGGCCATGGACCGTGTCGCCGAGGGGCGAGCACAACCCAGCGACGTCAAGGCCCTGCGCGGCGGCGTGCTGGAGGTACGCGTCTCGGTCGCGCGACGACGCCTCCGGCTGATCTACGCCGAGACCGAGGGCGGTCTGGTCCTGCTCGCGTTGCATTTCTTTCAGAAGCAGCGCCAGGTGGAGGCTAGGCACATCGACATCGCGATTGATCGGCTCCGGGAGTTCAGGGCGACGCAACCGTGA
- a CDS encoding ATP-grasp domain-containing protein, with the protein MPRLLVTGAAGPAGRALLNALAVRGVPAIGVDMAPAATTGRAAPGTDATAGAEGVELMPGTGADGIERVPAATDEAFLPELLRIAGRHDVDLIVPTVTEELPVLAPLAARPGLPAVLVSPVSAVAIADDKWRTAQVLAAAGVAVPRSVLPGVLSPPALRGYLGSTYLSKPRRGRGGRGVRVHDRTGTPPPDPGDVLQEFIPGTEYAVDLFVDRLGQVRAVVVLRKTTLAQGRVGNAVRVVRDNPSDVADLARAAVRAIGVTGPADLDIRRRRDGTPVVLEVNARFGAHSGHAPELLDALLAGYGAGFRAGATP; encoded by the coding sequence ATGCCGCGCCTGCTGGTGACCGGTGCGGCCGGTCCCGCCGGCCGGGCGCTGCTCAACGCGCTCGCCGTCCGGGGAGTCCCGGCCATCGGCGTCGACATGGCGCCGGCGGCAACCACCGGACGAGCAGCACCGGGAACGGACGCGACCGCCGGAGCGGAAGGTGTCGAGCTGATGCCGGGCACCGGAGCGGACGGGATCGAGCGGGTGCCGGCCGCCACCGACGAGGCGTTCCTGCCGGAACTGCTGCGGATCGCGGGCCGGCACGACGTCGATCTGATCGTGCCCACGGTCACCGAGGAACTGCCGGTGCTGGCCCCGCTCGCCGCCCGGCCCGGCTTGCCGGCGGTGCTGGTGAGTCCGGTGTCGGCGGTGGCGATCGCCGACGACAAGTGGCGTACCGCGCAGGTGTTGGCGGCGGCCGGGGTGGCCGTACCGCGTTCGGTTTTGCCGGGTGTGCTCAGCCCGCCGGCGCTGCGCGGCTACCTGGGGTCTACGTACCTGAGCAAGCCGCGTCGGGGGCGCGGCGGGCGCGGCGTCCGCGTGCACGACCGGACCGGAACGCCGCCGCCGGATCCGGGCGACGTCTTGCAGGAGTTCATTCCGGGTACGGAGTACGCCGTCGACCTGTTCGTCGACCGGCTCGGTCAGGTGCGGGCGGTCGTGGTGCTCCGCAAGACCACGCTCGCCCAGGGTCGGGTCGGCAACGCGGTACGGGTGGTCCGCGACAATCCGTCCGATGTGGCCGACCTGGCACGGGCGGCGGTACGGGCGATCGGGGTGACCGGCCCGGCCGACCTCGACATCCGGCGTCGGCGGGACGGGACCCCGGTGGTGCTGGAGGTCAACGCCCGGTTCGGTGCGCACAGCGGGCATGCGCCGGAACTGCTCGACGCGCTGCTGGCCGGGTACGGGGCCGGATTCCGGGCCGGGGCGACCCCGTGA
- a CDS encoding glycosyltransferase, with translation MTDLLSGAIVLLSVPLLLIGVLELAYYPLAVLAEVRRRRQPVFDSVLPLVSVIVPAYNEERVLASCVESIIAARYPRKEIILVDDGSTDRTLAVMRQFTYHPDVVALTQRNGGKASALNRGIRLARGEICCFVDADGVFTADTIGELLRGFDSASVGGVCGNDEPVNLDRQQTRLLALLTHATALVRRGLAQIGCLTIVSGNCGAFRRRVVEEVGGFETGTLGEDLELTWRVRAAGYRINFQPRAMVYAEVPSTVGGLWRQRIRWTRGLVQTARRHRDLLGSRRHGRLGPYLVYNLVTMLAVPPIQLFTLGLVLLLAVLDRLPSAPTVPALLLWIGLGAAAAHTLVAIALDRAWRDLRLLYILPAAAIFSVFSSVVTVRALWLEARNAPMRWNKLDRTGVRTRSTVS, from the coding sequence GTGACCGACCTGCTCTCCGGCGCGATCGTGCTGCTCAGCGTGCCACTGCTGCTGATCGGGGTGCTGGAACTGGCCTACTACCCGCTGGCCGTGCTCGCCGAGGTACGCCGCCGCCGGCAGCCGGTCTTCGACAGTGTGCTGCCGCTGGTGTCGGTGATCGTGCCGGCGTACAACGAGGAACGGGTGCTGGCCAGTTGCGTCGAGTCGATCATCGCGGCCCGGTACCCGCGCAAGGAGATCATCCTGGTCGACGACGGTTCGACCGACCGGACGCTGGCGGTGATGCGCCAGTTCACGTACCACCCGGACGTGGTGGCGTTGACCCAGCGCAACGGCGGCAAGGCCAGTGCCCTCAACCGGGGGATACGACTGGCCCGGGGTGAGATCTGCTGTTTTGTCGACGCCGACGGGGTATTCACCGCCGACACCATCGGCGAACTGCTGCGCGGCTTCGACAGCGCGTCGGTCGGCGGGGTCTGCGGCAACGACGAGCCGGTCAACCTCGACCGGCAGCAGACCAGGCTGCTGGCCCTGCTCACCCACGCCACCGCGCTGGTCCGGCGCGGATTGGCGCAGATCGGCTGCCTGACCATCGTCTCCGGCAACTGCGGCGCGTTCCGTCGCCGGGTGGTGGAGGAGGTCGGCGGCTTCGAGACCGGGACCCTCGGCGAGGACCTGGAACTGACCTGGCGGGTACGCGCCGCCGGGTATCGGATCAACTTCCAGCCGCGCGCGATGGTCTACGCAGAGGTGCCGTCGACGGTTGGTGGCCTGTGGCGGCAGCGAATCCGGTGGACCCGTGGGCTGGTGCAGACCGCTCGACGCCACCGCGACCTGCTCGGCAGCCGGCGGCACGGCCGGCTCGGCCCATACCTGGTCTACAACCTCGTCACCATGCTCGCGGTGCCCCCGATCCAGTTGTTCACGCTCGGGTTGGTGCTGCTGCTGGCGGTGCTGGATCGGCTGCCGAGTGCGCCGACCGTACCGGCACTGCTGCTGTGGATCGGGCTCGGTGCGGCGGCGGCGCACACCCTGGTCGCGATCGCGCTGGACCGGGCGTGGCGGGATCTGCGACTGCTCTACATCCTGCCCGCCGCCGCGATCTTCTCGGTCTTCAGCAGCGTGGTGACCGTACGAGCGCTGTGGCTGGAGGCCCGGAACGCCCCGATGCGCTGGAACAAACTCGACCGCACCGGCGTACGCACCCGCTCGACGGTGAGCTGA
- a CDS encoding M14 family zinc carboxypeptidase, whose product MPFRTPVPRRSSRRRTIALATTVAIGLFAVVSGPVSADPKPGAISAATSAEYRVLGPRTLEDRNAVGKTGAAINYSEHGILNITATAAEVKAITALGFTLEAVPAPPARGATDGVGTMAFPPADSNYHDYAELTAVINQVVSDHPTIARKSSIGSSYEGRDLPVIKISDNVGTDEAEPEILFNSQQHAREHLTVEMAIYLLNLFTDSYGSDSRITNIVNTREIWIVPTVNPDGSEYDIATGSYRSWRKNRQPNAGSSNVGTDLNRNWGYNWGCCGGSSGSTSSETYRGPSAFSAPETQALRNFVNSRVVGGTQQIKANIDFHTYSQLVLWPYGYTTANTAPGLSVDQEATFRTLGQQMAATNSYTPEQSSDLYITDGDSLDWLWATHQIWAYTFEMYPGSSGGGGFYPPDEVIPAQTSRNREAVLMLSEYADCPYRVIGKQAQYCGGGGGTTVWSDTFETATGWTINPSGTDTATSGAWERGTSQATNSSGAKQLAPAGGSNDLTTGRLAGTAAGDYDLDGGSTSARSPVVALPGSGTLTLSLSWYLAHGANSSSADFFRVSVVHNGGTTVLLTQAGAASNRNGSWTAASLNLTPYAGQQVRILVEATDTATASLVEAGVDDVTITSS is encoded by the coding sequence ATGCCCTTCCGTACCCCCGTACCCCGGCGGTCTTCTCGGCGCCGGACCATCGCCCTCGCGACGACGGTCGCGATCGGACTGTTCGCCGTCGTGAGCGGCCCGGTCTCCGCCGACCCGAAGCCGGGCGCGATCAGTGCCGCCACCAGTGCCGAGTACCGGGTACTCGGCCCACGCACGCTGGAGGACCGCAACGCCGTCGGCAAGACCGGCGCGGCGATCAACTACAGCGAGCACGGCATCCTGAACATCACCGCGACCGCAGCCGAGGTGAAGGCGATCACCGCGCTCGGCTTCACCCTGGAAGCCGTACCGGCGCCGCCGGCGCGGGGTGCGACCGACGGTGTCGGCACGATGGCGTTCCCGCCCGCCGACTCGAACTACCACGACTACGCCGAACTGACCGCGGTGATCAACCAGGTGGTCTCGGACCACCCGACGATCGCCCGCAAGTCCAGCATCGGCAGCTCGTACGAGGGTCGGGACCTGCCCGTCATCAAGATCTCGGACAACGTCGGTACGGACGAAGCCGAACCGGAGATCCTGTTCAACTCGCAGCAGCACGCCCGTGAGCACCTGACCGTCGAGATGGCGATCTACCTGCTCAACCTGTTCACCGACAGCTACGGCTCCGACTCCCGGATCACGAACATCGTGAACACCCGGGAGATCTGGATCGTGCCGACGGTCAACCCCGACGGCAGCGAGTACGACATCGCCACCGGTTCGTACCGGTCCTGGCGGAAGAACCGGCAGCCGAACGCCGGTTCGTCGAACGTCGGCACCGACCTGAACCGCAACTGGGGCTACAACTGGGGCTGCTGCGGCGGTTCCTCCGGCAGCACCTCGTCGGAGACCTACCGTGGCCCGTCCGCCTTCTCCGCCCCGGAAACCCAGGCGCTGCGCAACTTCGTCAACAGCCGCGTGGTCGGCGGTACGCAGCAGATCAAGGCGAACATCGACTTCCACACGTACTCCCAGCTGGTGCTCTGGCCGTACGGCTACACCACGGCGAACACGGCGCCGGGGCTGAGCGTGGACCAGGAGGCGACCTTCCGCACCCTGGGCCAGCAGATGGCGGCCACCAACAGCTACACCCCGGAGCAGTCCTCCGACCTCTACATCACCGACGGAGACAGCCTCGACTGGCTGTGGGCGACGCACCAGATCTGGGCGTACACCTTCGAGATGTACCCCGGATCGTCCGGCGGCGGCGGCTTCTACCCGCCCGACGAGGTCATCCCGGCGCAGACCTCGCGCAACCGGGAAGCGGTGCTGATGCTCAGCGAGTACGCCGACTGCCCGTACCGGGTGATCGGCAAGCAGGCCCAGTACTGCGGCGGCGGTGGCGGCACCACGGTCTGGTCGGACACCTTCGAGACCGCGACCGGTTGGACCATCAACCCCAGCGGTACGGACACCGCCACCTCCGGTGCGTGGGAGCGGGGCACCTCGCAGGCGACCAACTCCAGCGGTGCCAAGCAGCTCGCCCCGGCGGGCGGCAGCAACGACCTGACCACCGGCCGGCTCGCCGGCACCGCGGCGGGTGACTACGACCTCGACGGCGGCTCGACCAGCGCCCGTTCGCCGGTGGTGGCGTTGCCGGGCAGCGGCACGTTGACGCTGTCCCTGTCGTGGTACCTCGCGCACGGCGCGAACTCGTCCTCGGCGGACTTCTTCCGGGTCAGCGTGGTGCACAACGGCGGCACCACCGTACTGCTGACCCAGGCCGGGGCGGCGAGCAACCGCAACGGTTCGTGGACGGCCGCCAGCCTCAACCTCACCCCGTACGCGGGGCAGCAGGTCCGGATCCTGGTGGAGGCGACCGACACCGCCACCGCGAGCCTGGTCGAGGCGGGCGTCGACGACGTGACGATCACGAGTTCCTGA